Genomic DNA from Jejubacter calystegiae:
CGAACCTTGATGCCGTTCTGTTCGAAGCGACCGACGCTGGTTTCCACCTCTTTCAGGGTGTTCATGGCATAACGCGCTACCACAAGCGTCGTGCCCGCCAGACGACCCACTACGGCGGCATCGGTCACCGCCAGGATCGGCGGGGTATCGATAACCACCATGTCGTAGTGCTGACTGGCCCACTTCACCAGCGCTTCAAAACGCTCGCTCATCAGCAGCTCGGAAGGGTTCGGCGGCACCTGGCCGCGCGGTACCAGGTCAAAGCCCGGAATGGAAGTTTTCTGAACCGCGCTGGCAATGTCCCCCTGCCCGACCAGCAGGTCAGACAGGCCATGGGCATTGGTGGTGCCCAGCAGTTCATGGGTATAGCCTTTACGCATATCACAGTCGATCAGCAACACCCGCTTATTGGTCTGGCTGATCACCGCCGCCAGGTTGGCCGCCACAAAGGTTTTACCGATGGAGGGGCTGACCCCGGAAAGCATCAGCACATTATTGCTGGACTGCATCATGGCGAAGTGTAGGCTGGTACGCAGGCTGCGGATCGCCTCGATGGCGAGGTCGGTCGGATTGCCCACCGCCAGAAGCTGGCTCTGCTTGTAGCGCTTCTCGCCCTTGATGGTCTTAACGGTATCGCGCTCTTTCTGCCAGTCGGAAAGCGGGATGCTGGCATAAACGTTGAGGCCCGCATCTTCCAGCGCCTGCGGACTTTCGATACCGCGGTTCAGGATGGCGCGCAGCAGTACGCCGATAATCGACAGCATCAGGCCCAGAATAATGCTGCCCAGAATCACCAGCGCCGACTTCGGCTTCACCGCGCCCGGCTGGGTAATAGCCGGATCGACGATACGCACGTTACCCACGGTGCTGGCTTCGGTGATCTTCAGCTCCTGCTGTTTATTCAGCAGTTGCATATAGACCTGCTGACCGGACTCCACGTCGCGGGTCAGACGCACGATCTCCTGCTGGGTCTGCGGCATATCGCTGATACGCGAATTCAGCTTCGCTTTCTCATCTTCCAGCACCCGACGTTTTTCCAGCAGAGTGCGGTAGGCCGGGTGGCGTTTGGTATACAGCTTGGAGATTTCGGCTTCTTTAAAGGTCAGTTCGTTAAGCTGGGCATCG
This window encodes:
- the wzc gene encoding tyrosine-protein kinase Wzc, which codes for MTEQVKHSAASTEGNDEIDIGRLIGTVIEARWWVLGTTAVFATIAIVYVMFATPIYSADAMVQIEQNSTSSLVQDINSALNSKPPASEAEMQLIQSRLVLGKTVDDLDLDIAVEKNHFPLFGAGWDRLMGRQDDTVKVTTFNLPAGGAKQTWTVEVVDDTHYLLSNDDGFSARGEVGKPLNKDGVTMKIDAIHASPGSDFTVTKYSTLGMIKSLQGNLSVTESGKDTGVMTLTFTGEDRDQIRDILNAITRNYQAQNIERKSAEASHSLKFLDKQLPEVRGHLDEAENKLNAYRQNKDSVDLPLEAKSVLDSVVNIDAQLNELTFKEAEISKLYTKRHPAYRTLLEKRRVLEDEKAKLNSRISDMPQTQQEIVRLTRDVESGQQVYMQLLNKQQELKITEASTVGNVRIVDPAITQPGAVKPKSALVILGSIILGLMLSIIGVLLRAILNRGIESPQALEDAGLNVYASIPLSDWQKERDTVKTIKGEKRYKQSQLLAVGNPTDLAIEAIRSLRTSLHFAMMQSSNNVLMLSGVSPSIGKTFVAANLAAVISQTNKRVLLIDCDMRKGYTHELLGTTNAHGLSDLLVGQGDIASAVQKTSIPGFDLVPRGQVPPNPSELLMSERFEALVKWASQHYDMVVIDTPPILAVTDAAVVGRLAGTTLVVARYAMNTLKEVETSVGRFEQNGIKVRGVILNSVFRRASGYQDYGYYEYEYKSESR